From Rhododendron vialii isolate Sample 1 chromosome 10a, ASM3025357v1, the proteins below share one genomic window:
- the LOC131302346 gene encoding ABC transporter G family member 1-like, with the protein MDSQVNPPRWTPSQSPTRTLLANVPIESEIHFHDPEAEGVASLGSDHEDSLPFSNSTFNFVFGDGPTSQHVGPPARTVSHRSRAPLYIGGVEDPVVMEIIRSMEVERDRVERPDEYVESFNQNPGGGGGGRGGAVGLKGNGIFLTWKDLWVMVPDKKGGRRAILQGVTGYLEPGEVLAIMGPSGCGKSTLLDSLAGRLGDNTRRTGEILINGRKQTLAFGTSAYVTQDDTLMTTLTVKEAVYYSAELQLPDSMSRSEKRERADVTIRDMGLQDSINTRIGGWGSKGLSGGQKRRVSICIEILTRPKLLFLDEPTSGLDSAASYHVMERIIKLAKQEQRTMVASIHQPSSEVFELFHNLCLLCSGRTVYFGSTLAANEFFGLNGFPCPPLRNPSDHYLRTINKDFGVDIEQGLGGRKMSAVEAINTLVKSYNSSEAYRQVQQRVFEICQQGGGRLEKKGSQAGFITQCYVLTRRSFVNMFRDLGYYWLRLAIYMALCLCVGTIFHDIGSSYGSIQARGSMLMFVASFLTFMAIGGFPSFVEDMKIFTRERLNGHYGVGAFVVGNTFSSLPYLFLISAIPGVVAYYLVGLQKGIGHFAYFVVMIYACMLLVESLMMVVASVVPDFLMGIITGAGIQGVMMLNGGFFRLPNDLPKPFWRYPMYYIAFHKYANQGFFKNEFKGLTFPNDLAVGPQMITGDEILRNIWQVEMGHSKWVDVVIVLGMVVLYRLMFWGIIKSVEKFKPILKSLMATPSKQLTPVELSYTTSPAN; encoded by the exons aTGGATTCTCAAGTTAACCCGCCTAGATGGACACCAAGCCAAAGCCCAACAAGGACACTCCTAGCCAATGTTCCCATAGAGTCGGAGATTCACTTTCATGATCCAGAGGCAGAGGGCGTGGCTAGCTTGGGTTCAGATCATGAAGATTCCTTGCCCTTTAGTAACTCCACGTTTAATTTCGTATTTGGCGATGGGCCCACATCCCAACACGTTGGTCCACCAGCTCGAACCGTCTCACACCGATCTCGAGCACCGTTGTATATTGGTGGTGTTGAGGACCCGGTGGTTATGGAGATAATAAGGTCGATGGAGGTGGAGAGGGATCGCGTTGAGAGGCCGGACGAATATGTGGAGAGTTTTAACCAGAAtcctggtggtggtggtggcggtcgTGGTGGAGCTGTTGGGTTGAAGGGTAATGGGATTTTCTTGACGTGGAAGGACTTGTGGGTGATGGTGCCGGACAAGAAAGGCGGCCGCCGGGCCATCTTGCAGGGTGTTACGGGATATTTGGAGCCCGGAGAGGTGTTGGCTATCATGGGTCCTTCTGGTTGTGGAAAATCAACACTTCTTGATTCTTTAGCAG GGAGACTTGGGGATAACACGAGAAGGACGGGAGAGATCCTCATCAATGGCCGTAAACAAACTCTAGCCTTTGGCACTTCG GCCTATGTCACACAAGATGACACCTTAATGACAACACTAACAGTAAAAGAAGCCGTGTACTACTCAGCAGAACTCCAACTCCCCGACTCCATGTCGAGAtcggagaagagagagagagcagacgTTACCATAAGAGACATGGGATTGCAAGACTCGATCAACACGAGGATCGGAGGTTGGGGTTCCAAAGGCTTGAGTGGTGGACAGAAGAGGAGAGTCAGCATCTGCATCGAAATCTTGACGCGCCCGAAGCTTCTCTTTCTCGATGAGCCTACCAGCGGGCTAGACAGTGCCGCGTCTTACCATGTGATGGAACGTATTATAAAGCTCGCGAAACAGGAGCAGAGGACCATGGTCGCATCTATCCACCAGCCCAGCAGTGAAGTCTTTGAGCTGTTTCACAATTTATGCCTTCTCTGTTCCGGTCGAACTGTCTATTTTGGTTCCACTTTAGCTGCAAATGAG TTTTTCGGTTTGAATGGATTCCCTTGTCCACCATTGAGGAATCCATCTGATCACTACCTTAGAACGATCAACAaagattttggtgtg GATATTGAACAAGGACTTGGCGGCAGAAAGATGAGCGCTGTAGAGGCAATTAATACCCTCGTCAAGTCGTACAACTCATCTGAGGCTTACAGACAAGTTCAACAACGGGTATTCGAGATATGCCAGCAG GGTGGCGGAAGGCTGGAGAAGAAGGGAAGCCAAGCAGGATTTATTACTCAGTGTTATGTTCTCACTAGAAGATCCTTTGTGAACATGTTTCGTGATTTAGGCTACTACTGGCTTCGCTTGGCGATTTACATGGCTTTGTGCTTGTGCGTTGGGACCATTTTTCACGACATTGGATCCAGCTATGGATCCATTCAA GCTAGAGGTTCGATGCTCATGTTCGTGGCATCATTTTTGACATTTATGGCAATAGGTGGATTCCCCTCTTTTGTGGAGGACATGAAG ATTTTCACTCGAGAGAGGTTAAATGGCCACTATGGTGTTGGCGCATTTGTCGTCGGAAAcacattttcttctcttcccTACCTGTTTCTTATCTCTGCGATACCCGGGGTAGTGGCTTATTACCTCGTTGGACTTCAGAAAGGGATAGGCCACTTTGCCTACTTTGTGGTAATGatatatgcatgcatgttgCTGGTTGAAAGCCTAATGATGGTTGTTGCAAGTGTGGTACCAGATTTCCTCATGGGAATTATTACCGGAGCTGGAATTCAAGGTGTGATGATGTTGAACGGAGGCTTCTTTCGATTACCAAACGATCTTCCCAAGCCATTTTGGAGATACCCAATGTACTATATCGCCTTCCACAAGTACGCAAACCAAGGGTTTTTCAAGAATGAGTTTAAAGGACTAACATTCCCTAACGATCTAGCAGTAGGGCCACAGATGATTACCGGCGATGAGATCTTAAGAAATATATGGCAAGTGGAGATGGGTCATTCTAAGTGGGTTGATGTTGTCATTGTACTAGGGATGGTTGTTTTATACAGGCTTATGTTTTGGGGAATCATAAAATCTGTTGAGAAGTTCAAGCCCATTCTAAAATCGCTCATGGCTACTCCTTCGAAACAATTGACACCTGTAGAACTTTCCTATACCACATCACCAGCTAATTAA
- the LOC131303147 gene encoding uncharacterized protein LOC131303147, translated as MEVQCVAATPTPVIEDVGVPAEQRSTEELIRFFIPRGEGRYILIGSSLSIAECEEMYEFLMRNIEVFAWTPQDMPGVDPSFAMHSLNVDPNRWPVVQKVRRSSAAHTEAVIAEVNQLLEAGVIREVLYPTWLTNPVVVPKKNGKLRVCVDYTNLNDACPMDRFPLPRIEQMVDAMAGCERLSFMDAYWGYHQIALDPKDQEKTAFISPQRTYCYKVVPFGLKNAGATFQRSITKMFPGMLGRKVEAYIDDLVCRSVFARDHLRDLGEVFAVLKHRKLRLNAEKCAFGVSSGKFLGYMVSRRGIEADPTQILAVQRLRAPTTIKEVQRLTRMVAALNHFIRRSSDLCRPFFRAITTSRRRFVWTEECEQTLQSLKQYLSHAPLLVKPLPDENLYLYLAVSDHATSAVLVRKEGMEHQPIFYSNKTMTDFQTSFSQDLANFDIQFEPRTAIKGQALANFFAELTPGLQDEANALATASNEARIREEEVLEGPCNRSVEPLRARYSLGRKQPKRQWKLFSGEAWRLTVDGASDVHGAGAGIVLVSPSGTVHESAVSIGYPAMNNEAEYEALIAGLQLALGLDADSMHVFCDSQLIVGHLNEDYQAKDQRMNAYVSHVLALFGRFGRVEVEWISREHNAHADALAGLTSVYKTSGGRTITFDEVATPSFEQPCERVMAISLGVNQLDRVIAYLKNQVVPTNKREAYKLRCQAVNFFLDPNDNLYRRTFTGPDLCVVHDDLVQAVLEELHSGSCGAHSGERSLAQRVLTQGYWWPKMVKQSEDYVK; from the exons ATGGAAGTACAATGCGTGGCTGCTACTCCCACCCCagtgattgaggatgttggtgTACCGGCCGAACAACGGTCAACCGAGGAGCTAATACGTTTTTTCATTCCTAGGGGCGAAGGAAGATATATTTTGATTGGGAGTTCGCTGAGCATAGCCGAATGTGAGGAGATGTATGAATTCTTAATGAGAAATatagaagtctttgcttggactCCACAGGACATGCCGGGCGTGGACCCTTCATTCGCCATGCACTCATTGAATGTCGATCCAAATAGGTGGCCGGTGGTGCAAAAGGTTCGCCGCTCATCAGCCGCACATACCGAAGCTGTAATTGCAGAAGTGAATCAACTGTTGGAAGCGGGCGTCATTCGGGAAGTGTTATATCCCACCTGGCTCACAAATCCAGTGGTTGTcccgaagaaaaatgggaaactaaGGGTTTGTGTCGATTACACAAACCTCAATGATGCCTGTCCTATGGATCGATTTCCCCTCCCTCGGATCGAGCAGATGGTCGATGCAATGGCAGGATGTGAACGCTTGAGCTTTATGGATGCGTATTGGGGCTATCATCAAATAGCTTTGGATCCAaaagatcaggagaagacggcTTTCATCTCGCCTCAGAGAACTTACTGTTACAAGGTTGTCCCGTTCGGcctaaagaatgctggtgcGACCTTTCAGCGCTCCATCACGAAGATGTTCCCTGGCATGCTCGGTCGAAAAGTAGAAGCTTATATCGATGATTTGGTTTGCAGGAGCGTTTTCGCTCGGGACCACCTTCGGGACCTGGGAGAGGTCTTTGCTGTTCTTAAACACAGGAAGTTGCGTCTCAACGCTGAGAAGTGTGCGTTCGGTGTCAGCTCGGGGAAATTCCTTGGGTACATGGTGAGTCGCCGAGGAATCGAAGCTGACCCTACACAAATCTTGGCCGTGCAAAGGCTCCGAGCTCCGACTACTATTAAAGAGGTACAGCGGCTCACAAGGATGGTTGCTGCCTTGAACCATTTCATCCGACGTTCGAGTGATCTCTGCCGTCCGTTTTTCCGAGCAATCACAACTAGCCGACGTAGATTCGTATGGACCGAAGAGTGCGAGCAGACTTTGCAATCTTTAAAGCAATACCTGTCCCACGCTCCTTTGCTTGTCAAGCCCCTGCCTGATGAAAACCTGTATCTGTATCTTGCTGTCTCAGATCATGCTACAAGCGCGGTTCTTGTTCGGAAAGAGGGAATGGAGCATCAACCAATCTTCTATTCCAACAAAACAATGACAGACTTtcagacgag cttCTCTCAAGATTTGGCTAACTTTGACATCCAGTTTGAACCTCGGACAGCTATCAAAGGTCAGGCATTGGCCAACTTCTTTGCCGAACTTACTCCAGGGTTGCAAGATGAAGCCAATGCACTGGCCACCGCCTCAAACGAAGCTCGTATTCGGGAAGAAGAGGTTTTAGAAGGGCCATGTAACCGTTCTGTGGAGCCCCTTCGTGCTCGGTATTCCCTCGGGCGAAAGCAACCAAAGCGACAATGGAAGCTCTTCTCCGGCGAAGCCTGGCGATTGACCGTGGATGGAGCATCTGATGTTCATGGAGCTGGAGCAGGGATTGTCCTTGTGTCTCCGAGCGGTACGGTGCATGAAAGTGCTGTCTCGATTGGATACCCGGCGATGAACAACGAGGCTGAGTACGAAGCCCTGATTGCCGGCCTCCAACTTGCTCTTGGGCTCGATGCAGATTCGATGCATGTCttttgtgattcacagctcATTGTGGGTCACTTAAACGAAgattatcaagccaaagacCAGCGTATGAATGCCTACGTAAGCCACGTATTAGCCTTGTTCGGCAGATTTGGCCGAGTAGAAGTCGAATGGATCTCTCGGGAGCACAATGCACATGCTGACGCCCTTGCAGGACTTACTTCCGTTTACAAGACCTCAGGCGGTCGCACTATTACTTTCGATGAAGTGGCAACCCCGAGCTTTGAACAGCCGTGTGAACGTGTGATGGCCATCTCCCTCGGCGTAAATCAGCTGGATCGAGTGATTGCTTACTTAAAAAACCAGGTGGTGCCAACGAACAAGCGTGAAGCCTATAAGCTCCGTTGCCAAGCGGTTAATTTTTTCCTAGATCCGAACGACAACTTGTACCGACGGACTTTTACTGGCCCGGATCTGTGTGTCGTCCACGACGACCTTGTACAAGCTGTTCTAGAGGAACTCCATTCGGGAAGTTGTGGTGCGCACTCAGGCGAACGATCCCTTGCACAACGAGTGTTGAcacaaggctactggtggccgaagatggtgAAGCAGTCCGAAGACTACGTTAAGTAG